aaatcgagttacattgtgtactaagaacgacgaaaaataaagttgcacaattataaaaaaataatcccctgctattgaaagttaccaaaaCGACTATCTTCAAGCACTGCGTAaaatcattgcgcctcctgcagccatggtacggcagcaaagttcttgattattacgccagaatgagagtatagttcctaaccatatctgccttgaaaatcacaacttttaattttctgtcggtcttagtacacaatgtaactacagaagagacaAGTTTTACattggaaaaatatttaaactctttggttgttttaccgcaatgctaatggtcttatcagattcaatggattatgctaagctatgctaaaagtggtaccgccagacccggagatcggctgaatggattccaaaacggtaaaaatctaatgtttaactttaggggagcaGGAAAATGTCCCTTTATTTactattttctacataaaaccataatgtaaagaacattctgtaaaaatgtaaccttgatatctttaatattgactgagtaaattcatgtcaaagattaaaatctaACTTTGATGCTACTTATCTCATTtttagattataagactttagcctagatttcacagacagggtcacatatcatTTTATTAGTGGGCAGAAATATATTTAGgacaaacattaaaacattttgtgaacTGATACAAATATTCAACGAAAATGTATAATGAAAACACCACTTGACTGCCTGCAAAGATGATTGAAATATGCTTTACTTTCAAAATGAATCAAAGCTGAATGACTCGAAATGAATCACTTTTTTTTATGTCCTGTTGCTATTTCATATTTTCATTAATCCATATAGCCCCCAGCAAACCAAACAAACACAGCATAATTAGAAAAGCAGGAATGACGTTACAATGCAGGATATAAATAGCAGGAGTGCGTGTGGAGAAAGGCAGTCGTTTTATTTTCAATTTTACTCGCTAAAAAGCAAAACCGAAGAGGAATACTGCAAGCGTTGCAATTCTGTTGATTAGGCTTCCATTATGTCTGCACTTCCCCAAAGCAAACTGGGCAAAGTGCCCGGCATCATTTTAAACCAGAATGCTGTTTATTCACCCTACCAGTAGGGGGAGCCCTAAATCAATAAATGGTTTCTAGCATCAAGTTATGTTCATTAGCATGGCATTACCGCTGCAGATTAAGGACTGTGGGATTATCTGAGGGATGGAGCAGAATTCCATCCCATGTCTGAGATGGACTGGGAGATTATCGAGCTAATCCCACTTTTATCATCATTGGGAGAGGAATACGCCAATAGCTAATTACTTGCCAGACCGCACCTCGTATGTTGAGGGGTGTTCATGCTCACATAGTCCAGGCTGACGGAGAGAGAAGCAAGAGAAGATTGGAAAGAAAGGAGGAAGACAGATATGAATGAGTGTGGGAAAATAACAAAAGCTCTGAGAGGAAATCTACAtaaagagttaaagggacactccactttttttgaaaatatacaaattttcCAACTCCCCTGGAgttcaacatttgatttttacagttacAGATCTCCGGGTttcgcagcagccgaaaatagtccccttagtaactttcaatagcaggggacttttttcgggcactgcgtaatatcattgcgcctcctgcagcaatgttacggcagcaaagtccttgattattacgccagaatgagagtatagttcctagccatatctgcctaaaaaaatctgtctgtcttagtacacgatgtaactacagaagagtcaagatttaaataggaaaaatatcgaaactctttggttctttttttgcgcaatgctagtggtctaatcagattcaatggattttgctaagctacgctaaaagtggtaccgccagacccggagatcagctgaatggattccaaaaaggtaaaaatctaatgtttaactctaggggagatggaaaatgagcatattttcaaaaaaagtggtgtccctttaaagggatagttcacccaaaaatttacatttaatcatcatttacttCCTCTCATTTTGTTGCAAACCTGTATAAAATCTTtgtttttaggtgaactatccctttaattgtcAGAGACAAACAAATGCAGAAGTTTTGCTAGCCCTTGGTTTATACCTAGTTATTAAATTAAGGAGAAAACAACGAGGTTGCGTTTCACAATTCTTCACAATAATACTGTTCAAGTCTTTAAACATGCAGTAGGTAAACTCTTGTGGTTGTAATCTAGCTTGGCTCCAGGTTTTTTTTATCTGATTCATCTAAATCTCAGTGTGTTGAGATACACCGGACGGACCGCAGGATTTACTGAGCACATATAGCATCTGGTGCTCTGTCACACCTAAACAGGTCTTCCATTTCAAGGATATCTTTTGCTTTAATATCTGTGTGAGATTGCAGCAGACCACAGCAAAAGGAAGAGCAAAGCCTCACATGTGcacaaacagacacagacataATAGCAGAGGAAACTAAATCCTCTCGAATGAAATTATGTGATGCAGTGAAAAACTTGCCTACGTGTGACTCCGCCAGAATATACAGACCATGCACTAGACTTATACAcaaatgcaaaataatgcatcACCTATTACATCCAACGGCTGTTTTATGACTAAATTTAGAGAGTGTGCATGTTACTCTGACATGGCTAAACTGTACAAGAGCATCCATAGGAGTAATACATCATCATGGGGTGTTTCCTAATCTAACAGAGAGACCACTGAAGCCTTACTCTCTACAAGCTGCTTGCCTTCCAAACTCTCAGCTTTGATGAATGTATCGGAGATTGAATAGGACAGGCTGCTTTAAAGTTACGAGAGCAAGAGAACAACAATTTATGAGCCGGGGGAGGGAAGAAATGAAAAGAAGATGAGACTTGAAAAGACTGGGATCCTAGCAGGGACCGTGGGAATGTATTTACCTGTGAATGGCAGCGAAGAGGTCCTCGGTGGTCCGGGGCCGAGTGGGGGTCACCATGTCCCCGCATTTGTCGCTGCTGACGCTGGGAGATTCAGCCGTGTCCACTGTGCTGGGCTCAAACACATCACCTGGTAAAAAAACAATCACATATTTTAATTGAGATAACCAGTTACACTGATACAACCTAACATGTCTATAATTAAATGAATGCACTATATATAGGACCTAATACATGCCTTGCATCATCGACCCAGATACTGTTACGTTATTATGAATAGGCATGTTTAGACAAACTTATccaaaagtaaaacacaatAGTAGAATGTAAAAGATTACATACAAATGTCACAACAGTCTATCAAAATCAAGCATTTTACAGAAGTACCTAAACACGTCacattgcagtcaataaatccaAGGACACGTACGTGCACGCTTGACGTTCTTCAAAtataacacagttatgaagatGGTCAAAAGCTGTGTTTTCCCTTCTCTTATGCTGTCATTGTCGCATCCATCAGAGTTAAGTTCCTCTGCTTTCCTCTCACATCTGCACTTGCCTGAGCCACTGAGGATGATCTCACATTACGCGCTCTCTTTCCTCCCCCTCGCTCACAGCTCTCCTCCTCTACCCACTGTGAGCTCCACCCCCTCCCTATCCATTTAAATGGCTCTCCCTTGGGAATTGTGTCCCAGCCTATTCTGTCCCAGACTAGAAGAGTGAGTGAAAGACATTGGGAGGGATTAAGAAATAAGAGTATGCCAGATTAAGGTAAAGTGGAAAACAGCTGGTAAGAGAATGCATAACGCAATATATGAGGATAAGGAGTAAGAAAGTTAAGATAGATGAAAGCATTAAAAGTCAGGAGGACAGATGGTGTtggggaaagagagagagagaaggggaGGTAGGTACAAATAAGTGGATCCTAAGAGCTGCCGCAGTGATGTCCCACTCTAAGCCTTGATTCACTTATAAGAGCAAAATCTCTTTCCATATACTTTGCTATTGCTTTACAATGCTATTAGAATAAAAGCTGAAGCCAGGAATGTGGCTCGTCTCTTTTTCTTATCGGAACCTTGAGGTCCCATATGCTATCCAATAGTGACTTTCGACTGTTAAAACAGGCAGAAGTATTAAAAATGCATGATTTGGTGTCAACTGGTTTTATAAATGATCTCCAACCCTGCTGAGTAAAATTAGGAAGATCAGACTTACCACTTTCATCATCTTTAGAACCAACAGATCCGGAGTTGCTGGTTACATCTTCATCATCTACATCCTCTTCTGTACTACTGCTCTTGTCCACATCACAAACTGTCTCTTGGATGATAGTATTAGGAGTCTTGGAAAATTCAACATTTGTTAGAGACATTTTTCTCATCTCCTCAGGAGGTAAAGAAATCTCActtctattattattatctgGTTTCTCTTCTTCTTGTTGTGGCATAGGTGTGGGTTCCTGGCATTGTGTTGTAGAAATGTCCTCCTCATTTCGAGCATTTAACAAGTCTCCAGCATCTCCATCTGTGGATGCTGTATGGTTGTGCAGTGTTTTAAAGGTGAGAGGAAACTTTGGCTTTTTGGAAACAACAGGAGGCATTTTCCTGGGTGTAGTGTTTTGTGGTGTCTTCACTGGTGATGACACAGGAGTTTCAAGACCATCCACTTCGTCTGTGGCCTTAACATCACCAAAATCTATGGATCCATTTGTAAGGCTCCATGCTGGTTCTGAATATGATTTTTTGATTGACCTTACATTGCAGTCAGGTTGTGCTTCAACAACTTCAACATTACCCTGGCGAAGCAGGGTGGATCCATTTTTTTGTGGAGAAACCGGTGAAACTGTGGGATGATCTGGTTTTTGAAGCTTCTCTGATGTATTAATGGCCAATTGGTCAGCTGTCAGTTCAATCTTTTCTGGCCGTTTCACTGAGCGAAGCTGCACACTTTGCAAAGCCAGGGGGGTAATCAGTGGTACACCAAGTTTACTTGACTCCTCAGAGTGTGTGGACTCAGATTTTTTCTCAGTGTTCACAGGCTTCAGGCTGCTCTTTATGTCCTTTAAGGAGGCTGGGGAAGGTGTCATGCTGGGCATGAGTGGAATTTGGGGGGAAGGATACGCATGGATAATGGGACAAGATGGAGGTGGAGGAGGAGGTGGAGGACTGAAAGAACTATTGAGGTTTGACAGGCCAGGGTCAATCCAGACCTCTGGAGGTGGAGGGGGTGGAAATTCTGGGGAGGAATTGATGTAGGGTGGGGGCATGGATGCTTGTTGAGAGGGGGTCATGGGTAAAACAGGTGGTGGAGGAGGAAATGCCTGGCTTGCATTGCACACGGGGATGACACCTGGTAGAGGAGGTGGTGGTGGAGGAACATTGTGTCTGATGGAATCAGAGGTGTTGGAGGAAAGTGAGGTAGAAGACGATGAAATAGATACAGATGATAGCAAGGATGACTTTCTTTCAGGTACTTTAGGTCTGGGCTTGCTGCCTGACGGAGACTTACACCTCATGAATGAGGGGACCGGAGTTCCAGCTGTTGGAGTGTTTGACTGACTTGAGTAACCGCTTGATGGAGAAGTCAATCGATGGATCCTGTCTGGTGATGAGGTGCCAGTTTTGGGTTTTATGTACACTTCACTACCCTCCCGGGTGGAAGGATGGGATGTCTGGGTACCATTGTGAAGGCCTCTTCCATTTGCCATGTCACCTGCTTGTCCAGCAGATTTGCATGGTGACTGTGTCTGCTCATTAGGTGGACGTGGATAATCCATGTAGTAGTTCCAAGAATCTGCATAATCCGATCGTAGACTACTAGTCTCACTGTGTGAGGGTGTCACATGACAGATGGAGTAAACATTTGGCATCCCTGCTGCTGATACATTACTGCTTCCCACACTTATGCTACTCTGGCTCCTGGGACGTATCATCCAAGGATCCTCATAGTCACTGCAGGGACTGTGAGATGGTGAGGTAGAGGACCCTTTCCCTTTAAGTCCATTCTGAAGTGACTGTTGGAGTGTGGCAATCAAGGACTCATTCAGAACAGATCTGTTGGTAATATCTGACCCACCAGTATTTGCCGTGGGAGGGTTGGTTTTCTTAGGCTTTCGCCGTAGAGAGTCTGTACGTGCTGGTGGAAGAGGTGGCTTCTTAGGTTTGCGAAGGGAAATGGAACGTGACAGGGAACGGTCACTGTACAGACTGGATCGGTCATCTTGCTGACCCAGGCATTCGTACATACTATGTCTTGCTGTCCTGCCTCCTATTCCATGACCATGGCCACTACCTTGGCTTCTTGATCTAAGGCCTGAATCCAAATGCATGGAAGTGTAGTAGCCATCATTGTCCATAGAATAGAGTGAACTAGAGTCTGTGCCTTTTGAGGAGCGCTCAAGGCTACTATATAGATTATTTATGGGTGTAGAACAGCTTGAGGACAGTGTCCTTCTGGGAAGCACATTTTCAGGGGTGTCGTAAATCCATTGCTCTTCTGAAGATAATGCTCCTGCTGCAATTGTGCTGTGGCTGTGCAAACTGCTATCAGACTGGCTACAGGTATCACTACAGGTATCAGGAATGCCTGTTTCTGGTGTGTGGGAACCTGTTGCCACACTACTGGTGCTCTCCCTGTTGACAGCTGCGACCATGCTAAGAGGTCTACCTTTAGAGTACGGAGACCCAGTAGTTGGGCTCTGGCCAGGGCTTGATGTAGGGTGAAGTGCAATTACCTCAGAAGAACATGATAGTGTAGCATTGGGTATGAGTGACGTCGAGTAGGCTGCATGTGGAGAAACTACACAAGCAGGACCAGAGATAGAGTCCCACTCTCTTTGACTACCTCTCACCTCCTGAGATTTTGGTCGAGCTGGGGTGCGTCCCCTTGGGGCATTCCTCATGTGCACCACAGTATCATCCACCTGTAATTTTCCGATCTGATGAGATGCATTTGCTGTGGAATCTTCATGCCCGCACGGGGTGCTACTGTAAAGAGGGCTTGCATTTAGAGAGACCCGTGCACCTCGTGGCAAGCTGTGGAAACGCTGTCTATCGTTGCAAAACTGTGGTGCCAttaaaactattgaacttccaGATGAGTTCCCATCAGACATAGAAGAGATGTTGCTGGCAGAGGTAGAAATGCCAGACATCTGAGCAGCGATTCCTTGGCCCCTCTGAGCCCGTATTCTTCTCATGGAGGGTGGGACGATTTTCACCTCTTCGGTCTGGCAGCCAGAATCTTTGGTTTCAGACCGACGGAGAGTTGAATTCCCATTTCCGATTCTCCCAAGTGTTGAATACTGCCCGGGGATAAACATGGACTGTGGCCGAAGCTCTCCTCCACGCCCTTTTGCTGCTGcaaagaaaaagagaaattaGATTATTATGATAAATGTTACAGCTTCTTGTTTCTCTTTTCTCTATCCCTTTGTGGCGTCAGCCGCCAATCAGATTAACCCTCTCTACTGAGAGCTAATTAATTTAATAAGTTCCTGCAACATGTGGCATGTTAATGACTTCTGGAAACTTTGATGAAGGTTGATATCTTAGGAATGGAGAAATTTAGTGCCGATCTTTAAGTGTATCAAGAAAGTGTGGAAGATATTATGTAACAGAGGATGATGCTGCTGGTAAAGCTTTAACACATACACTGTCTTTCTGGGCTTATTCACATGAACACAAGTTGTTTATAATTTAATTGAATACTGCAAGCTGTTAATGTCTCATGTTTCcttcatacacacaaacacggGCGGCAGAGTTGCTAACCTTGCATCTTCTGAAgaaaattatttacaaattatttacaaattgctcatttacaaattatataaaatgtattttatctaATGAGCTTTAATCAGCCTTAGGAAAAAACAATCATATATGAAGTTATGTTAAAAAGCTTAAAACTACACATCTTCCCCATCTTTTATGGTAAAGAACAGGTCAGCATATGTACAAGtataacaaatacaaaaaaaaattgaatccACTTTCTATAATTTCCAAAGTCCAGCATGTATGCAAACATAGATGCCATCTTAACAGTATACTAATGCAACTGAAAACAGATACTATGAAGTCTGCCAATATTCTCATAACACAATTAAACACACCCAACCCAGAGGTATATCTGCACTCTTCTTCCTTCTGCAACATCCATACTCATTTATCTCCCCTCCCCTTTATTGCTTTACTGATAAAATATGAAGCACTCTGCCTGAAGAATCTGGATGTGAGATTATGCAGTGACTTAAGTTAGATGCAAACCTGGATCTAAATATCAGCACTCACATACACTTACACATAGGAAACAAATGAAAACCAGAGACGATGACCCAGAAGAGAGGCTAGAAATGAAATACTGCAGGATGCAGCTGTTGTATGCTGGGATTACATTACAGTAAGGGGTTCATGAGTTAAGGGGACACTGCACTTATTTGAATatgtgctcattttccagctcccctagagttaaacatatgatttttactgttttggaattcattcagctgatctccgggtctggcggtaccacttttagcatagcttagcacaatccattgaatctgattagaccattagcatcgcgctaaaaaataaccaaagagtttcgatatgtttcctatttaaaacttgactcttctgtagttgcatcgtgtactaagaccgacggaaaaataaaagttgcgattttctatggaaatatggttaggaactatacatGGGTTTCAGCTGGCGTCACtctcttgtcttccgccattttgaggacctgaagtggtcgcaaaagaactagaagctatgccttcaatatgttgtgagcatcaaaatcgctatttttacaacactaaggagGCTCGacaaaacatgatattttgctcgaagtatcgcctgtgtctctacacgtgaactcgagcattgagaacattgtttgtgaacaaagagtttactaaaaagaaggttttgaacaactgactttggttgatttggcttccgctcgccgccatcttccCAGTCTAGATGTATCGATCTGCGAATggaacgtaaggagggaggagagtaaagatggatagctcctaaagcatagttccatataaatgcacagataattcgttgttttgtcgcaagtgaaaaacaatattgaccttctagttgaaaaaggagcctcatatgagattcattcattccccttcggaaatcgattatttccGTCTGGCAGGGATGACGAacagacaccataacagccaaaatcagttgtacaaaactttctttttattaaactctgtgtacacaaacaatgttctcaatgttcgcgttcatgagtagagatccaggtgatacttcgagcaaagtttcatgttgtgacgcgccgccttagtgttgtaaaatagtggtagttcggtagcagcgaacagcggctggaagaacgtatCGGGGattgagtaggcatcacacccaaaccaaggtatatttttttaaagtcgcgtttcttttcatgacagtcgaggtgcgacatgttgtctttcgtagccatttcccgtatccataagaatcatagacagtaaaagataagaaatccgtaaatcgtagcaagccagccaatgcttgtcagtagcgtactggtactcggtaggtcctcaagatggcggcataacgtaaaaagtcacatgactgaaacccatgtatactctcattctggcgtaataatcaaggactttgctactgtaacatggctgcaggaggcgcaatgatattatgcagcagtCTAAAATAGttcccttggttactttcaataggcAGTGCtcaatatcactacgcctgctgcagctaTGTTACATcaccaaagtccttgattataacGCCAGAATAAGAatatagtcctagccatatctgcctagaaaatcgcaacttttaattttccgtcggtcttcgtacacgatgtaactacagaggagccaagttttaaataggaaaaaaattgaaactctggttattttttagtgcaatgctaatggtctaacccgattcaattgattatgctaagctatgctaaaagtggtactgtcagacctggagatcggctgaatggattccaaaacgataaaaatcaaaataagcatattttcaaaaaagtggagtgtccctttaaaggaaaactgcatgcaaaagtaaaacaaaaaaaagtaatCACTAGTGCACTGGAGATTATACAATAATTAGGAAAAGTGTGGAACCCAAGGTGATACGAGAATAGATGGGAACTCAAACTGAAATGAATGGCAGTTAATGATTTTAGATGATTGAGATTCCGAGACTTTAAAGGTTGAAATGAGAGGTAACAGCATTAGATGTTCATGGTAACTACAACTACAGTACTACATGAACTCAGCGGTCTAGATGGACGCAGGTGAGGCAGGAGCAGCAGCAGCAGAAACAGCTGGCAAAGCCATACCATACCTAGTTCCAGTTGGACGCTGTCAGGCACCCCTGATATAGTCTTTCTCCGCTTAACCTTCTTGGACCGCTGGGTCAGAGTGTCAGTGTTTTTTAGGGAGCGGCGGATGCTGGCCTGCCTGTCAAATGTCTCTCCTGGAGACAAGTTGACGACAGACAGGCAAAAGGGCCAGTTAGTAACATACATGCatagcaaacacacacatacacacacatactgtatactgtgTCAGTACAATTTCCATGCAGAGAAAATAATAGGAAAAACAGACTGGAAATAGACAAAACTGGATACACctttatatgcaaaaaataattttctttaTCTGCACTTTAAGTCTTGCTTATCCATAAATcgaaacatctttaaaacaacaTAGATTTACTTAAAATCATAAATTTGCTTGGGAAAATAATAAGAATAGCATTGTTTGTAACTttagttataaacaaaaaaaaagtataatatCCTCGGAAGAACAATGCTTATTTCgtacttttttactcttaaaaatacaaaaatacagataaagaaaatgatctttttgcagtgcacacttattaaagtttataaagtttaggGAGAAGAAGAGAAAGTTATGAGTATATTAAAAAAGAGCCTGGTTGAAAATATAAGAATTTTGTCTATAAAAGCACTTTAAAATTGCTGTAAGATGTGCTGTAACAGTGCCAGAGGGACGTGGCTCTAGAGATTGTGCGCTGTTGACTAAGATACAGCACGCTGGCATGTCTGACTAAGTCACAGAACTGACAGACTGAATTAATGTGGGGagtttatatgtgtgtgtgtgcttttaAATCTAATATAGCTTCTCCTTCCAAAGTCATGGTGAAGTTCAGTGTTTCTTAAAGGGATTGGACATACAGAGATTATTATGT
The nucleotide sequence above comes from Paramisgurnus dabryanus chromosome 12, PD_genome_1.1, whole genome shotgun sequence. Encoded proteins:
- the nhsl1b gene encoding NHS-like protein 1 isoform X3, translating into MPFLQRTVEPQLVSRLRGSEGSEKSFITSDGRRVRKLVLFNSSDEVCCQTLTGILHQLSDLSRHASDIFLGIESQAGLITQRATRIQVRLERLQIVARNLDPKKVKIPVSNLDEEKKWTVHYTAPWHQQENIFLPGTRPACVEDLHRQAKVNLKTALRECDKLRKDGFRSSQYYSQGPTFSRTTESQNEDEDNEADDADRKSTASSGEEEKGEMSSAQVEGVDGQTPCTKAAHLPTPEEKMRQQAQAVPTDIVPINVTAAKGRGGELRPQSMFIPGQYSTLGRIGNGNSTLRRSETKDSGCQTEEVKIVPPSMRRIRAQRGQGIAAQMSGISTSASNISSMSDGNSSGSSIVLMAPQFCNDRQRFHSLPRGARVSLNASPLYSSTPCGHEDSTANASHQIGKLQVDDTVVHMRNAPRGRTPARPKSQEVRGSQREWDSISGPACVVSPHAAYSTSLIPNATLSCSSEVIALHPTSSPGQSPTTGSPYSKGRPLSMVAAVNRESTSSVATGSHTPETGIPDTCSDTCSQSDSSLHSHSTIAAGALSSEEQWIYDTPENVLPRRTLSSSCSTPINNLYSSLERSSKGTDSSSLYSMDNDGYYTSMHLDSGLRSRSQGSGHGHGIGGRTARHSMYECLGQQDDRSSLYSDRSLSRSISLRKPKKPPLPPARTDSLRRKPKKTNPPTANTGGSDITNRSVLNESLIATLQQSLQNGLKGKGSSTSPSHSPCSDYEDPWMIRPRSQSSISVGSSNVSAAGMPNVYSICHVTPSHSETSSLRSDYADSWNYYMDYPRPPNEQTQSPCKSAGQAGDMANGRGLHNGTQTSHPSTREGSEVYIKPKTGTSSPDRIHRLTSPSSGYSSQSNTPTAGTPVPSFMRCKSPSGSKPRPKVPERKSSLLSSVSISSSSTSLSSNTSDSIRHNVPPPPPPLPGVIPVCNASQAFPPPPPVLPMTPSQQASMPPPYINSSPEFPPPPPPEVWIDPGLSNLNSSFSPPPPPPPPSCPIIHAYPSPQIPLMPSMTPSPASLKDIKSSLKPVNTEKKSESTHSEESSKLGVPLITPLALQSVQLRSVKRPEKIELTADQLAINTSEKLQKPDHPTVSPVSPQKNGSTLLRQGNVEVVEAQPDCNVRSIKKSYSEPAWSLTNGSIDFGDVKATDEVDGLETPVSSPVKTPQNTTPRKMPPVVSKKPKFPLTFKTLHNHTASTDGDAGDLLNARNEEDISTTQCQEPTPMPQQEEEKPDNNNRSEISLPPEEMRKMSLTNVEFSKTPNTIIQETVCDVDKSSSTEEDVDDEDVTSNSGSVGSKDDESGDVFEPSTVDTAESPSVSSDKCGDMVTPTRPRTTEDLFAAIHRSKRKVLGRKESEEERTQGPLSPPVTPTGTAPSLTSPLHRQTGSIQRNLRKSSTSSDTFKALLLKKGSHSGTSFRMSAAEMLRTTDPRFHRTRSLDSSFDPSSPTTPSPDSPCASPGRNKRSPDDWSPRCSPGSPFSTSPSLIGPKYGRSRTPPSAASSKYNARSRILSSPMTVICERDGELTESGEYCEEPCSVSPVQDSNSTLCEQSSS
- the nhsl1b gene encoding NHS-like protein 1 isoform X1 — translated: MPFLQRTVEPQLVSRLRGSEGSEKSFITSDGRRVRKLVLFNSSDEVCCQTLTGILHQLSDLSRHASDIFLGIESQAGLITQRATRIQVRLERLQIVARNLDPKKVKIPVSNLDEEKKWTVHYTAPWHQQENIFLPGTRPACVEDLHRQAKVNLKTALRECDKLRKDGFRSSQYYSQGPTFSRTTESQNEDEDNEADDADRKSTASSGEEEKGEMSSAQVEGVDGQTPCTKAAHLPTPEEKMRQQAQAVPTDIVPINVTGETFDRQASIRRSLKNTDTLTQRSKKVKRRKTISGVPDSVQLELAAKGRGGELRPQSMFIPGQYSTLGRIGNGNSTLRRSETKDSGCQTEEVKIVPPSMRRIRAQRGQGIAAQMSGISTSASNISSMSDGNSSGSSIVLMAPQFCNDRQRFHSLPRGARVSLNASPLYSSTPCGHEDSTANASHQIGKLQVDDTVVHMRNAPRGRTPARPKSQEVRGSQREWDSISGPACVVSPHAAYSTSLIPNATLSCSSEVIALHPTSSPGQSPTTGSPYSKGRPLSMVAAVNRESTSSVATGSHTPETGIPDTCSDTCSQSDSSLHSHSTIAAGALSSEEQWIYDTPENVLPRRTLSSSCSTPINNLYSSLERSSKGTDSSSLYSMDNDGYYTSMHLDSGLRSRSQGSGHGHGIGGRTARHSMYECLGQQDDRSSLYSDRSLSRSISLRKPKKPPLPPARTDSLRRKPKKTNPPTANTGGSDITNRSVLNESLIATLQQSLQNGLKGKGSSTSPSHSPCSDYEDPWMIRPRSQSSISVGSSNVSAAGMPNVYSICHVTPSHSETSSLRSDYADSWNYYMDYPRPPNEQTQSPCKSAGQAGDMANGRGLHNGTQTSHPSTREGSEVYIKPKTGTSSPDRIHRLTSPSSGYSSQSNTPTAGTPVPSFMRCKSPSGSKPRPKVPERKSSLLSSVSISSSSTSLSSNTSDSIRHNVPPPPPPLPGVIPVCNASQAFPPPPPVLPMTPSQQASMPPPYINSSPEFPPPPPPEVWIDPGLSNLNSSFSPPPPPPPPSCPIIHAYPSPQIPLMPSMTPSPASLKDIKSSLKPVNTEKKSESTHSEESSKLGVPLITPLALQSVQLRSVKRPEKIELTADQLAINTSEKLQKPDHPTVSPVSPQKNGSTLLRQGNVEVVEAQPDCNVRSIKKSYSEPAWSLTNGSIDFGDVKATDEVDGLETPVSSPVKTPQNTTPRKMPPVVSKKPKFPLTFKTLHNHTASTDGDAGDLLNARNEEDISTTQCQEPTPMPQQEEEKPDNNNRSEISLPPEEMRKMSLTNVEFSKTPNTIIQETVCDVDKSSSTEEDVDDEDVTSNSGSVGSKDDESGDVFEPSTVDTAESPSVSSDKCGDMVTPTRPRTTEDLFAAIHRSKRKVLGRKESEEERTQGPLSPPVTPTGTAPSLTSPLHRQTGSIQRNLRKSSTSSDTFKALLLKKGSHSGTSFRMSAAEMLRTTDPRFHRTRSLDSSFDPSSPTTPSPDSPCASPGRNKRSPDDWSPRCSPGSPFSTSPSLIGPKYGRSRTPPSAASSKYNARSRILSSPMTVICERDGELTESGEYCEEPCSVSPVQDSNSTLCEQSSS